A window of Acropora muricata isolate sample 2 chromosome 3, ASM3666990v1, whole genome shotgun sequence contains these coding sequences:
- the LOC136910451 gene encoding uncharacterized protein, producing MTRSVKDLRELINVSRLSFRDDEEVDERSSDSALVFGGIPLEVSQPTLPKRSNKDLTPLCAKGKCVSPRKSSGSSGRDSLLPPIGTIQSFSTSSPSSSAKNSPEVGHPTRNEGRVTSARSNDLKLLKANFDNILLHMDSTVVGVWLKRANDSIKILTSWLYDGDNFVRFAHFWLSEMSTSKQKQLIDMEFSIFIDELKFSFGAGLKGGSVSLADINNFAHAILWEYPEEFNSSEFGDYFLSILLCLCSGRKNNYRALLSDVQCSTLMKQFVQLILATRAFAVVNICTGVLEFYKGAFPSHSYIQSTCDSFACKSLVSLATDFAFQAVKKEFPDVLDFLIQGYTLQYQSLKDGDGKSLIFTAVLSGKEIMLGHLLKKPRVDVNEKAPSGNTALHAAVNTGNISMVQTLINAGAKVNACNAECEGATPLHLAVMGGDSEMVSVLLQAGCDKNAKTGIPATITPLNLATELGLKDIICLLS from the exons ATGACTCGTAGTGTCAAAGATTTGAGGGAACTTATTAATGTATCTCGTTTGTCGTTTCGGGATGACGAAGAAGTAGATGAGCGGAGCTCTGACTCAGCGCTAGTTTTTGGAGGAATACCTTTGGAAGTTTCACAACCCACTCTTCCAAAAAGAAGCAACAAGGATTTAACGCCTTTGTGTGCCAAGGGAAAATGTGTCAGCCCACGTAAAAGCTCTGGATCCTCAGGAAGAGATTCTCTATTACCACCTATTGGAACTATTCAAAGTTTTTCCACAAGTAGTCCTTCTTCTTCTGCGAAAAATTCTCCAGAAGTTGGTCATCCTACTCGCAATGAAGGCCGGGTGACATCAGCTCGTTCCAATGACCTGAAACTATTGAAAGCTAATTTTGACAATATTCTGCTTCATATGGACTCCACAGTTGTGGGTGTTTGGTTGAAAAGGGCAAATGATTCGATAAAAATTCTGACATCTTGGCTATATGACGGTGACAACTTTGTTCGATTTGCACATTTTTGGTTGTCAGAAATGTCCACTtccaagcaaaaacaacttatagatatggaattttcaattttcattgaCGAATTAAAATTCTCATTTGGTGCAGGTCTTAAAGGGGGATCTGTTTCTCTCGCAGACATAAACAATTTTGCACATGCAATCCTGTGGGAATATCCAGAGGAATTTAACTCTTCAGAGTTTGGTGATTATTTCCTCAGCATTCTTCTATGTCTATGTTCGGGAAGGAAGAACAATTATCGTGCACTTCTGTCTGATGTGCAGTGTTCAACACTAATGAAACAGTTTGTTCAACTTATTTTAGCAACAAGGGCATTTGCAGTTGTTAACATTTGCACTGGTGTGTTGGAGTTCTACAAGGGAGCATTTCCAAGTCACTCCTACATTCAGTCAACATGTGATTCTTTTGCCTGCAAAAGTCTTGTTTCATTAGCTACTGACTTTGCTTTTCAAGCTGTAAAGAAAGAGTTTCCTGATGTCCTTGATTTTTTAATTCAAGGATACACGTTGCAATATCAAAGTTTGAAGGATGGTGATGGGAAAAGTCTGATTTTCACTGCTGTACTTAGTGGAAAAGAGATCATGCTTGGACATCTATTGAAG AAACCAAGAGTAGATGTAAATGAAAAAGCACCATCAGGTAACACTGCTCTTCATGCTGCTGTGAATACTGGAAATATCAGCATGGTCCAAACACTGATCAACGCTGGGGCGAAAGTCAATGCCTGCAATGCTGAATGTGAAGGTGCAACACCGCTCCACCTCGCCGTTATGGGAG